One genomic segment of Polynucleobacter sp. MWH-UH2A includes these proteins:
- the tuf gene encoding elongation factor Tu, which yields MAKEKFERTKPHVNVGTIGHVDHGKTTLTAAIATVLSKAFGGEAKAYDQIDAAPEEKARGITINTAHVEYETAGRHYAHVDCPGHADYVKNMITGAAQMDGAILVCSAADGPMPQTREHILLARQVGVPYIVVFLNKCDMVDDAELLELVEMEVRELLSKYDFPGDDTPIIRGSAKLALEGDEGPLGKEAIMKLAEALDTYIPTPERAVDGAFLMPVEDVFSISGRGTVVTGRIERGIVKVGEEIEIVGIKPTLKTTCTGVEMFRKLLDQGQAGDNVGILLRGTKREEVERGQVLAKPGSITPHTHFTAEVYILGKDEGGRHTPFFNNYRPQFYFRTTDVTGSIELPKDKEMVMPGDNVTITVKLIAPIAMEEGLRFAIREGGRTVGAGVVAKILA from the coding sequence ATGGCAAAAGAAAAGTTCGAGCGGACAAAACCGCACGTAAACGTAGGCACTATCGGTCACGTTGACCACGGTAAAACTACCTTGACAGCAGCAATCGCAACCGTGCTCTCAAAGGCATTCGGTGGCGAAGCTAAAGCATACGATCAGATCGATGCGGCTCCAGAAGAAAAAGCACGTGGTATTACGATTAACACAGCACACGTTGAGTACGAAACTGCTGGTCGTCACTATGCACACGTTGACTGCCCAGGACACGCTGACTATGTAAAAAACATGATTACTGGTGCTGCGCAGATGGACGGCGCAATCTTGGTTTGCTCTGCAGCTGACGGCCCAATGCCACAAACTCGTGAGCACATCCTCTTGGCACGTCAGGTTGGCGTTCCTTACATCGTTGTGTTCCTTAACAAGTGCGACATGGTTGACGATGCTGAATTGTTAGAGCTCGTTGAAATGGAAGTACGTGAACTCCTGTCTAAGTATGACTTCCCAGGTGATGACACTCCAATCATCCGTGGTTCTGCAAAATTAGCATTAGAAGGCGACGAAGGCCCATTGGGTAAAGAAGCCATCATGAAATTGGCTGAAGCATTAGACACTTACATCCCAACTCCAGAGCGTGCTGTTGACGGTGCGTTCTTGATGCCAGTAGAAGACGTGTTCTCAATCTCCGGTCGCGGTACTGTAGTAACAGGTCGTATTGAGCGCGGTATCGTTAAGGTTGGTGAAGAGATTGAAATCGTTGGTATCAAGCCAACTCTCAAAACCACTTGTACTGGTGTTGAAATGTTCCGCAAATTGCTCGACCAAGGTCAAGCAGGCGATAACGTCGGTATCTTGTTACGCGGTACAAAACGTGAAGAAGTTGAGCGTGGCCAAGTATTGGCAAAACCTGGTTCTATCACTCCACACACTCACTTTACCGCTGAGGTTTACATCTTGGGTAAAGATGAAGGTGGTCGTCATACTCCATTCTTTAACAACTATCGTCCACAGTTCTACTTCCGTACAACGGACGTAACGGGTTCAATCGAGTTGCCAAAAGACAAAGAGATGGTGATGCCTGGTGATAACGTCACGATTACCGTCAAACTCATCGCGCCAATCGCGATGGAAGAAGGTTTGCGTTTTGCGATCCGTGAAGGTGGCCGTACTGTTGGCGCCGGCGTGGTTGCAAAGATTTTGGCTTAA
- the secE gene encoding preprotein translocase subunit SecE, which translates to MSQQTASHSEEKSSWVSGLAALIVVAALVLYYTLIDQSLLVRLAVLFGGIAASVMIVAISPDGRRFIAYAKDSWYEVKKVVWPTRKETTQMTLVVFGFVLIMSLFLWIADKLIEWLVFSVLLGWK; encoded by the coding sequence ATGTCTCAACAAACTGCAAGTCATTCTGAAGAAAAAAGCAGCTGGGTCTCAGGCCTTGCTGCTTTAATCGTCGTTGCCGCGTTAGTGCTTTACTACACGCTCATCGACCAATCTTTATTGGTGCGCTTAGCGGTATTGTTTGGCGGCATTGCTGCGTCAGTCATGATTGTGGCGATTTCTCCTGATGGGCGTCGTTTTATCGCCTATGCAAAAGATTCTTGGTATGAAGTAAAAAAGGTTGTTTGGCCGACTCGTAAAGAGACGACTCAAATGACTCTAGTCGTATTTGGCTTTGTTCTGATCATGTCCTTGTTTTTGTGGATTGCAGACAAATTAATTGAATGGCTAGTTTTTTCAGTCCTTTTGGGCTGGAAGTGA